One genomic segment of Patescibacteria group bacterium includes these proteins:
- a CDS encoding cache domain-containing protein: protein MMRKIWMALKARKKYIGVHLIILILSFGLFFVADAVYSTVLSKNVNKKSEILLQTIEMDKQKISINLKNVASSESLIQYLKNKDTANIQKFISDQKEKIDLSSLLVTDENGVVLTRASTTDSAGDYIFNTSLLGSFVVRGRDITAIFATKNFPLVISGGTRILYNGKMIGAVFGGIRLDDDYAHKLQEYLGKNVQIVFYSDKDGLTGATFNNKTKSSLEIYFADGNNWFNLKNGSSRPLVNGQYYFIKTINFPNPAYPQENFGGAVIFLPCLCTLHVVLSSLAIVLIFLIAAILLHRRYCRGEKLKRRVFLVGAVIIALLLLIAVYAFGQYYSNRKNIILNFSPPYLIYNSILQFHPDSDFFNINYDQKIGIRLSTGGEHINLVKIKISFDPTMIRVKDVLTNSSICPSEFFFEKKINNEKGEINISCGVASPGFKGENGTLAELLIQPIHTGEVVLKFDPESEILANDGLGTNVLRFAPNADYRIFSSTDNIEDLATKIIPYSSTHPNSEQWYNKNLVRFSWIGQEGLTYEYKLDKNLASVLTKPKITQNNFVSVTAPDDGVYYFYLAAQKDNMIGPISTYQLRIDTTPPSSPIIRASSLNVRVGDLVRFIFESSDMTSGLQQNYYVKIDNNIFMPCSAQLFLPFYKSGIHTVTVRVFDNANNHSDAHVNVIVKK from the coding sequence ATGATGCGTAAAATTTGGATGGCATTAAAGGCCAGAAAGAAGTATATTGGAGTCCACCTTATAATCCTGATTCTATCTTTTGGTCTTTTTTTTGTAGCGGATGCGGTTTATTCGACTGTTCTTTCCAAGAACGTAAATAAAAAATCGGAAATATTATTGCAAACTATAGAAATGGATAAGCAAAAAATTTCAATAAATCTTAAAAATGTCGCCAGTTCTGAGTCGCTAATTCAATATCTCAAAAATAAAGATACGGCAAATATTCAAAAATTCATTAGTGATCAAAAAGAAAAGATTGATTTATCGAGTCTTTTAGTAACAGACGAAAACGGAGTTGTTTTAACCAGGGCCAGCACGACTGATTCTGCCGGAGACTATATTTTTAATACCAGTCTTTTAGGTAGTTTTGTTGTTAGGGGCCGAGATATAACCGCCATATTTGCTACTAAAAATTTTCCTCTCGTTATTTCCGGCGGCACGCGCATTTTATATAATGGTAAAATGATTGGCGCCGTTTTTGGTGGTATAAGATTGGATGATGATTATGCGCATAAATTACAAGAATATTTGGGAAAAAATGTACAAATCGTTTTTTATTCAGATAAAGACGGGTTGACTGGGGCCACATTTAATAATAAAACCAAAAGCTCCTTAGAAATTTATTTCGCCGATGGTAATAATTGGTTTAATTTGAAAAATGGGAGCAGTCGCCCGCTGGTTAACGGTCAATATTATTTTATTAAAACTATAAATTTCCCCAACCCAGCTTATCCGCAAGAGAATTTCGGCGGTGCGGTTATTTTTCTTCCTTGTTTATGCACTCTTCATGTCGTCCTTTCCTCTTTGGCCATTGTTTTAATATTTTTGATCGCGGCGATTTTACTGCATAGACGATATTGTAGGGGAGAGAAACTGAAAAGAAGAGTTTTTCTTGTCGGAGCCGTCATAATAGCCCTTTTATTGTTGATTGCCGTTTATGCCTTTGGTCAGTATTATAGTAATCGCAAAAATATTATTTTAAACTTTTCTCCGCCCTATCTTATTTATAATTCTATCTTGCAGTTTCATCCTGATAGCGATTTTTTTAATATCAATTATGACCAAAAAATCGGCATTCGTCTATCTACAGGTGGCGAGCATATTAATTTGGTTAAGATTAAAATTAGTTTTGACCCTACCATGATTAGGGTCAAAGATGTCTTAACCAATAGCTCTATATGTCCGTCCGAGTTTTTCTTTGAAAAAAAAATTAACAACGAGAAGGGAGAAATAAATATTAGTTGCGGCGTGGCCAGCCCTGGGTTTAAGGGGGAAAATGGCACGTTGGCCGAGCTTTTGATCCAACCGATTCATACCGGAGAAGTGGTTTTAAAATTCGATCCTGAATCGGAGATTTTAGCCAATGACGGACTAGGAACGAACGTTTTAAGGTTTGCGCCCAATGCCGATTATCGCATTTTTTCTTCGACTGATAATATAGAAGATTTGGCCACTAAAATCATTCCATATTCTTCGACGCATCCTAATAGCGAGCAATGGTATAATAAAAATTTAGTGCGATTTTCTTGGATTGGCCAAGAGGGACTTACTTATGAATATAAATTAGATAAAAACCTCGCTTCGGTTTTGACTAAACCAAAAATAACGCAAAATAATTTCGTTAGCGTCACGGCCCCCGATGATGGTGTTTATTATTTTTATTTAGCGGCGCAAAAGGACAATATGATTGGGCCAATTTCTACATATCAATTGCGCATAGATACTACACCACCATCTTCGCCAATAATTCGTGCCAGTTCATTGAATGTTAGGGTTGGCGATCTGGTTAGGTTTATTTTCGAAAGCAGCGATATGACCAGCGGTTTACAACAAAATTATTACGTGAAAATAGATAATAATATTTTTATGCCGTGCTCTGCGCAATTATTTCTTCCATTTTATAAAAGCGGTATTCACACGGTAACAGTGAGAGTTTTTGATAATGCTAATAATCATAGTGATGCTCATGTTAATGTTA
- a CDS encoding [Fe-Fe] hydrogenase large subunit C-terminal domain-containing protein: protein MQETINLIKNNKSVAFLAPTFAIDFKYPAIIGMLRKIGFDEVTELTYGARMVNWAYVDYIKAHSEQKLFISTPCPTVVAFIRAKYPEMVKFLIPIVSPMVAMAKIYKAYHPDYRVVFISPCFAKRDIEAPKYKDLIDAVIPLRDLKNIFDFTGTKESDFNRDYYFDSFIREYTKIYPVSGGLASTSHIKQLFKDEEILITDGVVNIQKAFEEIKTGQRNYRFLDLLNCPGGCIGGPAINNKDLSTEQKREIIKEYVTKSSQRDMGSHKGKVVDAKNVDLTTVY from the coding sequence ATGCAAGAGACAATTAATTTAATAAAAAACAATAAATCGGTGGCATTTTTAGCGCCGACCTTTGCCATTGATTTTAAATATCCGGCTATTATCGGCATGTTAAGAAAGATTGGCTTTGATGAAGTAACAGAATTGACTTACGGAGCTCGCATGGTTAATTGGGCTTATGTAGATTATATTAAGGCTCATTCCGAACAAAAATTATTCATTTCTACGCCTTGTCCCACGGTCGTGGCTTTTATTCGGGCCAAGTATCCGGAAATGGTAAAATTTTTAATTCCAATCGTTTCGCCGATGGTGGCCATGGCAAAAATTTATAAAGCTTATCATCCCGATTATAGGGTCGTTTTTATTTCGCCGTGTTTTGCCAAAAGAGACATCGAAGCGCCCAAATATAAAGATTTAATCGATGCAGTCATTCCACTAAGAGACTTAAAAAATATTTTTGATTTTACTGGAACAAAGGAATCCGATTTTAATCGCGATTATTATTTTGATTCGTTTATTAGAGAGTATACAAAAATTTATCCAGTTTCCGGCGGATTGGCTTCGACTTCGCATATTAAACAATTATTCAAAGACGAAGAAATATTAATAACCGATGGCGTAGTAAATATTCAGAAAGCTTTTGAGGAAATAAAAACCGGACAGAGAAATTATCGATTTTTAGATTTATTAAATTGTCCTGGCGGTTGCATCGGCGGTCCAGCTATCAACAATAAGGATTTGAGCACGGAGCAAAAAAGAGAAATCATTAAAGAATATGTGACCAAGTCGTCGCAGCGCGATATGGGATCTCATAAAGGAAAAGTTGTTGATGCAAAAAACGTTGATTTAACTACGGTTTATTAA
- the purB gene encoding adenylosuccinate lyase, with product MIPRYTPKEVRGFWTDRTKLKYWLKVELAALWARMKLDEISAECYKAICRHAGFTLKRIGELEAISDHDLAAFVDCVRETLCQKGVKRQRAEEVHKRLTSYDTEDPALMLMLIKVGRLIVEALQKLEDALLVKAQEYKWTLVTARTHGQAAEPTTFGKELLVFAYAVRRAKERLEWSIEHDLRYGKMSGAVGTYAGMNPELETLACQRLGLKPALVSTQILQRDRHAAFLANLVIATSTIEQIARTFWVRMRFEVMELQEPRRPKQKGSSAMPHKKNPILTERLIGLARVMRGYLQTALENIATHEDREISQSGPERIILPDATTLALYMTQKITSIVSRMKVFPERMRENLDMSQGTWAGQRVRYALVEVGVPDAVAYELVQRASFEAVSQRKPLAKVLWAMPLSESDQRRPGDIIHGAAYRNLFDPQSYIKDGVETIFERFFPEEVAKN from the coding sequence ATGATCCCTAGATACACACCGAAAGAAGTCCGCGGTTTTTGGACCGACCGGACCAAACTCAAGTACTGGCTTAAAGTAGAGCTAGCAGCTCTCTGGGCCAGGATGAAGCTGGATGAAATCTCTGCCGAATGCTACAAGGCTATCTGTCGGCACGCCGGCTTCACTCTTAAGCGCATCGGAGAACTCGAAGCGATATCAGATCATGATCTGGCGGCCTTCGTTGACTGCGTTCGCGAGACGCTTTGCCAAAAAGGCGTCAAAAGACAACGAGCTGAAGAAGTCCACAAGAGACTGACCAGCTACGACACTGAAGATCCGGCTTTGATGCTGATGCTCATCAAGGTGGGCCGGCTCATCGTCGAAGCACTCCAGAAACTCGAAGACGCCCTGCTCGTAAAAGCCCAGGAGTACAAATGGACGCTGGTCACAGCCCGCACTCATGGCCAGGCAGCCGAACCAACTACGTTTGGTAAAGAGCTGCTAGTCTTCGCCTACGCTGTCCGGCGCGCCAAAGAACGCCTCGAGTGGTCCATCGAACACGATCTACGCTACGGCAAGATGTCCGGCGCAGTCGGCACCTACGCTGGCATGAACCCGGAGTTGGAAACACTGGCCTGCCAAAGGCTAGGGCTCAAACCGGCTTTGGTGTCCACACAAATCCTGCAACGGGATCGTCATGCCGCTTTCTTGGCTAACTTGGTCATCGCCACTTCGACGATCGAACAAATAGCCAGGACGTTCTGGGTCAGAATGCGCTTTGAAGTCATGGAGCTGCAAGAACCGCGCCGACCCAAGCAAAAGGGTTCATCGGCTATGCCGCACAAGAAAAATCCGATCTTGACCGAACGACTGATCGGCTTAGCTCGCGTCATGCGTGGCTATCTCCAGACAGCGCTGGAGAATATTGCGACCCACGAAGACCGGGAGATCTCCCAGTCCGGACCGGAGCGCATTATCCTGCCCGACGCCACTACACTCGCCCTGTACATGACCCAGAAGATAACCAGCATCGTCTCCAGGATGAAGGTCTTCCCGGAGCGTATGCGCGAAAATCTCGACATGAGTCAAGGCACCTGGGCCGGACAACGAGTCCGTTATGCTCTGGTTGAAGTCGGCGTACCCGATGCCGTTGCCTACGAGCTGGTCCAAAGGGCAAGCTTTGAAGCCGTTAGCCAACGAAAACCGCTGGCTAAAGTGCTCTGGGCCATGCCTCTCTCGGAATCTGACCAGCGCAGGCCTGGCGACATCATCCACGGAGCTGCATATCGCAATCTCTTCGACCCCCAGAGCTATATCAAGGACGGCGTCGAAACCATCTTCGAGCGCTTCTTCCCTGAAGAGGTAGCCAAGAACTAA
- a CDS encoding DUF5320 domain-containing protein produces MTRKNKINLEMVPDLGWETELPTDARHKSFGHGFDSCWQFGSQMPLDREEQMLRKEAKFLEEELESIKKRLVKLNLRPKIKT; encoded by the coding sequence ATGACTAGGAAAAATAAAATAAATTTAGAGATGGTTCCTGATCTCGGGTGGGAAACAGAATTGCCCACTGACGCAAGACACAAGAGCTTTGGTCACGGTTTCGATAGTTGCTGGCAATTTGGTTCACAGATGCCCCTTGATAGGGAAGAACAGATGCTAAGAAAAGAAGCTAAATTTTTAGAAGAAGAGTTAGAAAGCATCAAAAAACGTTTAGTTAAATTAAATCTACGGCCCAAAATTAAAACGTAA
- a CDS encoding phosphoribosylaminoimidazolesuccinocarboxamide synthase, with translation MPKIPSQVWWDHSPLMRMGLKHIHTGKVRETYEIPGHPDLLLVITTDRLSIFDFVLNTLVPDKGAVLTALTAFWVKTLESVMPHAIVAYGNKVNDYLSQPLPPELLTRAIIMRRIRILPHEFIARGYLTGSALKPYLAGQPVCGHVLPPGYHDGSQLLPALCTPTTKADSGHDEAVDVKIVRPDARLATLALYQEAASIARRAGIIIADTKFEFGLDSDDRLTLGDEILTPDSSRFWLLVDWLSAQKKKKSPLGLDKQPVRDFGKTRGIDQFNPESDADLATVTDIRIPEEVVAATTNRYRYILWLLTGEKLESFQRRYGIEVSEPRLQIDVVFGSENDVLGQKGVLEIYAKAHPETDLHIHVLSCHRNPDQLRNFASGYPKGPNQVLVAGAGKAAALPGVLKAWMSFFGNPTPVVGVGLPGTTMDASMAATLSIEELPGQPVELNSDGRAFASLIEALNRARGEFLTRTVESKPAKLNVDWRSMQGPRIPTAV, from the coding sequence ATGCCTAAAATTCCATCACAGGTGTGGTGGGACCATAGTCCACTAATGCGGATGGGCCTCAAGCACATCCACACCGGAAAAGTGAGAGAGACCTACGAGATACCAGGACATCCCGACCTGCTGCTGGTTATAACGACCGACCGGCTGAGCATCTTCGATTTCGTGCTCAACACCTTGGTGCCGGATAAGGGCGCAGTCTTAACCGCCCTGACGGCGTTTTGGGTGAAAACGCTGGAAAGCGTCATGCCGCACGCAATCGTTGCCTACGGTAACAAGGTTAACGACTATTTGTCTCAACCCTTGCCGCCCGAGCTCTTGACGCGCGCAATAATCATGAGGCGGATCAGAATTCTGCCGCATGAGTTCATTGCCCGCGGCTATCTGACTGGTTCGGCTTTAAAGCCGTATCTTGCCGGACAGCCGGTTTGCGGACATGTTTTGCCGCCGGGCTATCATGATGGCTCGCAACTCTTGCCCGCTCTGTGTACGCCAACCACCAAAGCTGACTCCGGTCACGATGAAGCCGTGGACGTCAAGATTGTTCGTCCGGACGCCAGACTGGCTACGCTGGCACTTTATCAGGAAGCGGCAAGTATTGCCCGTCGAGCTGGCATCATCATCGCTGACACCAAGTTCGAATTCGGTCTCGACTCCGACGACCGCTTAACTCTGGGTGACGAGATTCTGACCCCGGATTCGTCCCGATTCTGGTTGTTGGTCGATTGGCTCTCGGCGCAAAAGAAGAAGAAGTCGCCGTTAGGCCTCGATAAGCAGCCGGTTCGCGATTTCGGCAAGACCAGAGGTATCGACCAGTTCAACCCAGAGTCGGATGCAGATCTGGCAACGGTAACAGACATCAGGATACCAGAAGAAGTGGTCGCTGCCACTACCAACAGGTACCGTTACATCCTCTGGCTGTTGACCGGCGAGAAGCTGGAATCCTTCCAGCGCCGGTACGGCATCGAAGTCTCGGAGCCGCGGTTGCAGATCGACGTGGTTTTCGGCAGCGAAAACGATGTGCTTGGGCAAAAAGGTGTGCTGGAGATTTATGCCAAGGCGCATCCGGAGACAGATCTTCATATTCACGTGCTTTCGTGCCATCGAAATCCGGATCAACTGCGGAACTTCGCAAGCGGCTATCCGAAGGGCCCGAATCAGGTTCTCGTGGCCGGCGCCGGCAAGGCTGCGGCTCTGCCCGGCGTACTCAAGGCCTGGATGAGTTTTTTCGGTAATCCAACGCCGGTTGTTGGCGTGGGATTACCGGGTACCACCATGGACGCGAGTATGGCTGCGACCTTATCCATCGAAGAACTACCGGGTCAACCGGTCGAGTTGAACTCTGACGGTAGGGCCTTTGCTTCGTTGATTGAAGCTCTTAATCGAGCGCGCGGAGAGTTCTTGACCAGGACCGTAGAGAGCAAACCGGCCAAGCTCAACGTCGATTGGCGAAGCATGCAAGGGCCGCGCATACCAACAGCCGTGTAG
- a CDS encoding MliC family protein, with translation MKKIVLIVVIVVIIILGGLTYWQYKSASLISAKPSIKLIYPNGGESLERGSTYKIKWETRGIPATDKISITIRRVPPPPLATEGQEFDPIIFVNLANTGSIDWTVSDMYPDGNYILGINSYTSLPIIDAISDESDGVFHIEKSNIAAQTKYICEGNKTIEATLYKGETMPVRPGEPPIPSGSAKIILSDSRNFELPQTISADGTRYANADESLVFWSKGDGAIVLENGAEKNYINCVIAPSL, from the coding sequence ATGAAAAAAATCGTATTGATAGTGGTAATAGTCGTTATTATTATTCTTGGTGGCTTGACGTATTGGCAATATAAAAGCGCTTCTTTAATAAGCGCTAAGCCGTCCATAAAACTTATTTATCCTAATGGGGGAGAATCATTGGAACGGGGCTCTACATACAAAATAAAATGGGAGACGCGCGGCATACCGGCTACTGACAAAATATCAATTACTATTAGGAGAGTTCCGCCGCCACCGTTAGCCACTGAAGGTCAGGAATTTGATCCCATTATTTTCGTTAATTTGGCAAATACCGGAAGCATAGATTGGACGGTTTCTGATATGTATCCAGACGGTAATTATATCTTAGGTATAAATAGCTATACTTCATTGCCAATAATCGATGCTATATCTGATGAAAGCGATGGGGTTTTTCATATAGAAAAATCCAATATCGCGGCTCAAACAAAATATATTTGCGAGGGCAATAAAACCATCGAGGCAACCCTTTATAAAGGTGAGACAATGCCGGTTAGGCCAGGTGAACCGCCGATTCCTTCGGGAAGTGCAAAAATTATTTTAAGCGATAGCCGAAATTTCGAATTACCTCAAACTATTTCTGCCGATGGAACACGTTATGCCAACGCCGATGAATCTTTGGTTTTTTGGAGCAAGGGCGATGGCGCCATTGTGCTAGAAAACGGCGCTGAAAAAAATTATATTAATTGTGTAATTGCTCCCTCGCTGTAA
- a CDS encoding inorganic diphosphatase → MEDNKIKNWLGKKVKVVMDRPLGSKHPDKKFDTIYPINYGFIPNTLSLADNEPIDAYVLGPTEPLKEFKGVVIAGILREDDGEIKLVVSDGQDYSREEIEKLTYFQEKYHKSGVYKLE, encoded by the coding sequence ATGGAAGATAATAAAATAAAAAATTGGCTGGGTAAAAAAGTAAAGGTTGTAATGGACCGGCCTTTAGGCTCGAAGCATCCGGATAAAAAATTCGATACTATTTATCCGATAAATTATGGTTTTATTCCTAATACTCTTTCCCTGGCCGACAATGAGCCGATTGATGCTTATGTTCTGGGTCCAACTGAACCGCTAAAAGAATTTAAAGGCGTGGTTATCGCCGGTATTTTGAGAGAAGATGATGGCGAAATAAAGTTAGTAGTTTCCGACGGCCAGGATTATAGCAGGGAAGAGATAGAAAAATTGACGTACTTTCAGGAAAAGTACCATAAGTCCGGGGTTTATAAATTAGAATAA
- a CDS encoding DEAD/DEAH box helicase, with protein sequence MNEKSPLITFGFQGLGISPKILEILDQLHFKQPTPIQHQVIPVAMEGKDIVGVAQTGTGKTLAFGIPMIQRIAINHCQGLVVLPTRELALQVDEMLQKIGRSLGLRTAVLIGGASMNLQIQSLRRNPNIIIATPGRLADHLQQGTVKLDNVKIVVIDEADRMFDVGFAPQINKILSRAPKNRQTMLFSATLSPDVVHLARAHLSIPLRIEVAPSGTAPTKVEQEFFIVSKDQKLQLLEKMLTDYNGIVLVFARTKHGVRKITTAIKHMGHTSAEIHSNRSLPQRREALAGFKLGRYRVLVATDIAARGIDVVGIELVINFDLPDNTDDYVHRIGRTGRAGYAGRAISFATPDQRGDIRSIEKLIRRSVPIKALPTLPPKRTPPVAHNLSSNYHRPRRSFISGRSNYRSRR encoded by the coding sequence ATGAACGAAAAATCTCCATTAATAACCTTCGGGTTTCAAGGGTTGGGAATCTCGCCCAAAATATTAGAAATATTAGATCAGCTTCATTTTAAACAACCCACGCCCATTCAACACCAAGTTATCCCAGTGGCCATGGAGGGAAAGGATATTGTCGGCGTGGCGCAAACCGGAACCGGGAAAACGTTGGCCTTTGGTATTCCTATGATTCAGCGTATTGCCATTAATCATTGTCAAGGATTAGTTGTTTTGCCAACCAGGGAATTAGCCTTACAAGTTGACGAGATGCTGCAAAAAATTGGCAGAAGCCTGGGGCTAAGAACCGCGGTTTTAATTGGTGGAGCATCGATGAATTTACAGATACAATCTTTGCGTCGCAATCCAAATATTATTATTGCTACTCCGGGCCGATTGGCCGATCATCTTCAGCAGGGGACAGTAAAATTAGATAACGTTAAGATTGTCGTTATTGACGAGGCCGACCGAATGTTTGACGTTGGTTTTGCGCCGCAAATTAATAAAATTTTATCTCGAGCGCCGAAAAATCGCCAGACCATGCTTTTTTCGGCGACCCTATCTCCCGACGTAGTGCATTTAGCTAGAGCGCACTTATCTATTCCGTTGCGCATCGAGGTGGCTCCTTCCGGCACGGCGCCAACTAAAGTTGAGCAAGAATTTTTTATTGTCAGCAAAGACCAAAAATTACAATTATTGGAAAAAATGTTGACTGATTATAATGGCATTGTGCTTGTTTTTGCTAGGACCAAGCATGGAGTTAGAAAAATTACGACTGCGATTAAACACATGGGCCATACTTCGGCTGAGATTCATTCGAATCGATCGCTACCTCAAAGACGAGAGGCCTTGGCTGGCTTTAAATTAGGCAGGTATCGTGTTTTAGTGGCGACGGATATTGCTGCTCGAGGCATTGATGTAGTCGGCATAGAATTGGTGATTAATTTTGATTTGCCGGATAATACCGATGATTATGTCCATCGGATCGGACGAACCGGACGAGCCGGCTATGCCGGGCGAGCAATATCTTTTGCTACACCTGATCAGCGCGGTGATATTCGCAGTATTGAGAAATTAATCCGCCGATCAGTGCCAATTAAAGCTTTGCCGACTTTGCCGCCAAAGAGGACGCCCCCGGTGGCACATAATCTATCGTCAAATTATCACCGTCCAAGACGCTCGTTTATTTCAGGTCGCAGCAATTATCGGTCACGAAGATAA